The following are from one region of the Blastocatellia bacterium genome:
- a CDS encoding adenosylcobalamin-dependent ribonucleoside-diphosphate reductase, whose product MSTRSVGNAQNPTGPNNEEPLSPLVPHADVRHAGVVDNNQLSELGQKIFLDRYALKDMRKRTLSPGDMVIVCVDSKTGQREIGVITHMDTEAAGGAGRVTVELGDGAQIDCLIEHVSKPIETVPEQMMERVARGIAAVEGEHADEWYEKFRWLLNGWKFVPAGRILAAAGTDQQLTFYNCYVIPSPKDSRRGIVETLSQMMEIMSRGGGVGINVSSLRPRHAYVKGVNGRSSGSVSWGALYSFVTGLIEQGGSRRGALMIILNCWHPDVVEFINSKREMGKITNANISVGITDKFMDAVHADADWDLIFPDVSDPDYETQWDGNLEKWQAAGKKTVVHRTVKAREVWNSIIESAWASAEPGVFFIERANKMSNSWYYDAGYLGCTNPCGEQPLPGFGVCNLGAINLSKFVRDGDVAWDDLGRAVRYAVRFLDNVIDATPYFFDENYAQQKAERRVGLNTMGMAEMMIRLGIRYGSDESVQFIDRLYRFISRESYHASANLAAEKGAFTMFDAEKYLQSGYMKSMPEDVREAVREKGARNVTLLTQAPNGTIGTLVGTSTGIEPFYFWNYFRKSRLGQHEERVKVLEEWQQAHPGEPLPGYFVTAMDLAPEEHVKVQAAIQRWVDSSISKTCNLPSNYTVEQTREIYELLYRLGCKGGTIYRDGSRDVQVLNLKEEDKKAAKAAPKAEAAVPQAAAATTVSASTISAAPAAASEAPAKAAIAVTTDAQQPKVRPRPYKRRGYTVSKATPSGTAHITMNEDEESQPFEVFLEIGKAGSDIKAMAEALGRLMSLTLRMASPVSPVERVREIVKQITGIGGARSYGFGKRRVLSLPDAVGQALAENYLNVSYGNEDAGQGAQMGVEGESVAVEEKMKQAAMQATSADLCPSCGDSAFVRVEGCHTCYACGYSEC is encoded by the coding sequence ATGTCTACCCGATCTGTCGGCAATGCACAAAATCCCACCGGCCCAAATAATGAAGAGCCGCTTTCGCCGCTAGTGCCACACGCCGATGTGCGCCACGCCGGCGTCGTTGACAATAATCAACTGTCGGAGCTTGGGCAGAAGATCTTCCTCGACCGCTACGCCCTTAAAGACATGCGCAAGCGGACGCTCTCGCCCGGCGACATGGTCATCGTCTGCGTTGACAGCAAGACCGGCCAGCGCGAGATCGGCGTCATCACGCACATGGACACGGAAGCCGCCGGCGGCGCGGGCCGCGTCACCGTCGAGCTGGGAGACGGCGCGCAAATCGACTGTCTCATCGAGCATGTCTCGAAGCCCATCGAGACGGTGCCGGAACAGATGATGGAGCGCGTCGCGCGCGGCATCGCCGCCGTCGAAGGCGAGCACGCCGACGAGTGGTACGAGAAGTTTCGCTGGCTGCTTAACGGTTGGAAATTCGTCCCCGCGGGCCGCATCCTCGCCGCCGCCGGCACCGACCAGCAACTCACTTTTTATAATTGCTATGTTATCCCGTCACCCAAAGATTCGCGGCGCGGCATCGTCGAGACGCTGTCGCAGATGATGGAGATTATGTCGCGCGGCGGCGGCGTCGGCATCAACGTCAGCAGCCTGCGTCCGCGCCACGCTTATGTCAAAGGCGTCAATGGGCGCTCGTCGGGTTCGGTCTCGTGGGGCGCGCTCTATTCGTTCGTCACCGGCTTGATCGAACAGGGCGGCAGCCGGCGCGGCGCGCTGATGATCATCCTCAACTGCTGGCACCCGGACGTCGTCGAGTTCATCAACTCGAAGCGCGAGATGGGCAAGATCACCAACGCCAATATCTCTGTCGGCATCACGGATAAGTTCATGGACGCGGTGCATGCGGACGCCGACTGGGACCTGATCTTTCCAGATGTCAGCGATCCTGATTACGAAACGCAGTGGGACGGCAACCTGGAGAAATGGCAGGCGGCGGGCAAAAAGACGGTCGTGCATCGCACCGTCAAGGCGCGCGAGGTCTGGAACTCGATCATTGAATCGGCCTGGGCGTCGGCAGAGCCGGGCGTCTTTTTCATCGAGCGCGCCAACAAGATGTCGAACTCATGGTATTACGACGCCGGCTATCTCGGCTGCACCAATCCGTGCGGCGAACAGCCGCTGCCGGGGTTCGGCGTCTGCAACCTCGGCGCCATCAACCTGTCGAAGTTCGTTCGCGACGGCGATGTCGCGTGGGACGACCTCGGTCGCGCCGTGCGCTATGCCGTCCGCTTCCTTGATAACGTCATCGATGCGACGCCTTACTTCTTCGACGAGAACTATGCGCAGCAGAAGGCCGAGCGACGGGTCGGTCTGAACACCATGGGCATGGCCGAGATGATGATTCGCCTCGGCATTCGTTATGGCTCGGACGAATCGGTGCAGTTCATTGACCGGCTCTATCGCTTCATCTCGCGCGAATCCTATCACGCCTCGGCCAACCTGGCGGCAGAGAAGGGCGCCTTCACGATGTTCGACGCCGAGAAGTATTTGCAATCGGGCTACATGAAATCGATGCCCGAAGACGTGCGCGAAGCGGTGCGCGAAAAAGGCGCGCGCAATGTGACCTTGCTCACACAGGCGCCCAACGGCACCATCGGCACGCTGGTCGGCACCTCGACCGGCATCGAGCCGTTCTACTTCTGGAACTACTTCCGCAAATCGCGCCTCGGCCAGCACGAAGAGCGCGTCAAGGTGCTGGAAGAGTGGCAGCAGGCACACCCCGGCGAGCCGCTGCCCGGTTACTTCGTCACGGCGATGGACCTGGCGCCCGAAGAACACGTCAAAGTGCAGGCGGCCATTCAGCGCTGGGTTGATTCTTCGATATCGAAGACCTGCAACCTGCCGTCGAACTACACCGTCGAGCAGACGCGCGAGATTTACGAGCTGCTCTACCGCCTCGGCTGCAAGGGCGGCACGATCTACCGCGACGGCTCGCGCGACGTGCAGGTGCTGAACCTCAAGGAAGAGGACAAGAAGGCCGCGAAGGCCGCGCCGAAAGCGGAAGCCGCTGTACCGCAAGCCGCCGCTGCGACAACGGTCAGCGCCTCAACAATCAGCGCCGCGCCAGCCGCCGCAAGCGAAGCGCCGGCAAAGGCCGCAATCGCCGTCACGACCGACGCGCAGCAGCCGAAAGTTCGCCCGCGTCCCTATAAGCGGCGCGGCTACACGGTCAGCAAGGCGACGCCCTCGGGCACGGCGCACATCACCATGAACGAGGACGAAGAGAGCCAGCCGTTCGAGGTCTTCTTAGAGATCGGCAAGGCGGGCTCCGACATCAAAGCGATGGCCGAAGCCCTGGGCCGCCTGATGTCACTCACCCTGCGCATGGCGTCGCCGGTGTCGCCGGTCGAGCGCGTCCGCGAAATTGTGAAGCAGATTACAGGCATCGGCGGGGCGCGCTCTTACGGTTTCGGCAAGCGGCGCGTCTTGAGCCTGCCGGACGCCGTCGGCCAGGCGCTGGCAGAGAATTATCTGAACGTCAGCTACGGCAATGAAGATGCGGGGCAGGGCGCGCAGATGGGCGTCGAGGGTGAGTCGGTGGCGGTCGAAGAAAAAATGAAGCAGGCGGCGATGCAGGCGACTTCGGCTGACCTCTGCCCGAGCTGCGGCGACTCGGCCTTTGTGCGCGTCGAAGGCTGTCACACCTGCTACGCCTGCGGCTACTCGGAATGCTAG